In Kordia antarctica, the following proteins share a genomic window:
- a CDS encoding DUF4136 domain-containing protein — MKYVKMVLIAIVFVSCTAPRVVYDYDKNVNFATYKTYNFFPDIQTGLSELDNKRLFRQTDSILQSRGFVRTATPDFYINIETSAFEPNRNSGGVGVGIGSGGGGISVGLPIGSNKLNQQLVFDFIDVRKDELFWQAVAEGYYKENATPQEREAYFRMVLLKVLEDYPPKK, encoded by the coding sequence ATGAAGTATGTGAAAATGGTATTAATTGCAATCGTATTTGTGTCGTGTACAGCACCAAGAGTTGTATATGATTATGATAAGAATGTAAATTTTGCAACGTATAAAACGTATAATTTCTTTCCAGATATACAAACAGGTTTAAGCGAGTTAGACAATAAACGTTTGTTTCGTCAGACAGATTCTATTCTGCAATCGCGCGGTTTTGTAAGAACAGCAACGCCTGATTTTTATATTAATATTGAAACGAGCGCATTTGAACCAAATCGAAATAGTGGCGGCGTTGGCGTTGGAATTGGTAGCGGTGGCGGCGGAATTTCTGTTGGATTACCAATTGGAAGCAACAAACTAAATCAGCAATTAGTATTTGATTTTATAGATGTCCGAAAAGATGAATTATTTTGGCAAGCTGTAGCTGAAGGTTATTACAAAGAAAACGCAACACCACAAGAACGTGAAGCGTATTTTAGAATGGTTTTGTTGAAAGTTTTGGAAGATTATCCGCCGAAGAAGTGA
- the lipA gene encoding lipoyl synthase, with amino-acid sequence MSTDATASVLPPKGKPKWLRVKLPTGKKYTELRGLVDKYKLNTICASGSCPNMGECWGEGTATFMILGNVCTRSCGFCGVKTGRPETVAWDEPEKVARSIKIMQIKHAVLTSVDRDDLKDMGTIIWAETVKAVRRMNPTTTLETLIPDFQGIERHLDRIVEVSPEVVSHNMETVRRLTREVRIQAKYDRSLGVLKYLKDQGINRTKSGIMLGLGEREEEVIQTLHDLREVNVDIVTLGQYLQPSKKHLPVHEFITPAQFDKYREIGLDLGFRHVESGALVRSSYKAHKHIL; translated from the coding sequence ATGAGTACAGATGCAACTGCAAGTGTATTGCCACCAAAAGGAAAACCGAAATGGCTTCGTGTAAAACTTCCAACAGGAAAGAAATACACCGAACTTCGTGGATTGGTTGATAAATACAAATTGAACACAATTTGTGCCTCAGGAAGTTGTCCAAATATGGGCGAATGTTGGGGCGAAGGAACTGCAACTTTCATGATTCTTGGAAATGTGTGTACACGCTCCTGCGGATTTTGTGGTGTGAAAACCGGACGACCAGAAACGGTTGCTTGGGACGAACCTGAGAAAGTAGCGCGTTCTATTAAGATTATGCAAATAAAACACGCGGTTTTGACTTCGGTTGATCGTGATGATTTGAAAGATATGGGAACTATTATTTGGGCAGAAACTGTAAAAGCTGTCCGCCGGATGAACCCAACAACAACTTTGGAAACATTGATTCCCGATTTTCAAGGAATTGAACGTCATTTGGATCGTATTGTAGAAGTTTCTCCAGAAGTAGTTTCACACAATATGGAAACAGTTCGTCGCTTGACGCGTGAAGTGCGAATTCAGGCGAAATATGATCGTAGTTTAGGGGTTTTAAAGTATTTGAAAGACCAAGGAATTAATCGTACGAAATCGGGTATTATGTTAGGTTTGGGCGAAAGAGAAGAAGAAGTGATTCAAACATTACACGATTTACGAGAAGTGAATGTAGATATTGTAACACTTGGACAATATTTACAACCAAGCAAAAAACATTTACCTGTACACGAATTTATTACGCCAGCTCAGTTTGACAAATACCGTGAAATCGGACTCGATTTAGGTTTTCGTCATGTTGAAAGTGGCGCGTTGGTACGTTCGTCTTATAAAGCGCATAAGCATATTCTTTAA
- a CDS encoding membrane or secreted protein, translating to MKLLALTIGLLMLGVAGIAIKLWAKKDGEFAGTCASQNPMLNKNGEACGFCGKTPDKFESCAEPEHK from the coding sequence ATGAAACTTTTAGCACTAACAATTGGTTTATTAATGCTCGGTGTTGCAGGAATTGCAATCAAACTTTGGGCAAAAAAAGATGGAGAATTTGCAGGAACATGTGCAAGTCAAAATCCAATGTTAAACAAAAATGGAGAAGCTTGCGGATTCTGTGGAAAAACGCCTGATAAATTTGAATCTTGTGCCGAACCAGAACATAAGTAA
- a CDS encoding glycosyltransferase: MLTLLFYIFIAITAIQVIYFLIFGAFAFAKTKKSKQYDIPVSVLICAKNEAKNLETLLPELLQQSYKNFELVLINDASSDETLEIMKRFQKSTNNIKIVDVENNEAFWGNKKYALTLGIKAATNDFLVFTDADCVPTSKHWLTEMTQHFSSKKKIVIGYGAYAKKKNSFLNLLIRFETFMAAVQAFSYAKMGIPYTAVGRNLAYHRDEFYRVNGFVNHMKIRSGDDDLFIKDAATSKNTAICFSKNSFTISEPKTSFSKWFQQKRRHVSTSSHYKFIHKFLLGTFYLTQFLFWTIAIFLFCTSFWQMALLIFAFRISIQYFILGFASSKLKEQDTLYLLPILEIFLVIIHFGIFIANLTSKPTHWK, encoded by the coding sequence ATGCTTACACTTCTATTCTACATTTTTATAGCAATTACGGCTATTCAAGTCATTTACTTTTTAATTTTTGGCGCATTCGCTTTCGCGAAAACAAAAAAAAGTAAACAATACGACATTCCAGTTTCTGTGCTAATTTGTGCTAAAAATGAAGCTAAAAATTTAGAAACATTGCTTCCAGAATTATTACAACAATCGTATAAAAATTTCGAACTTGTTTTGATAAATGATGCTTCTTCTGATGAAACCTTGGAAATCATGAAGCGTTTTCAAAAGTCAACTAACAACATCAAAATTGTTGATGTAGAAAATAATGAAGCTTTTTGGGGAAATAAAAAATATGCCTTGACACTTGGAATAAAAGCCGCTACCAACGACTTTTTAGTCTTTACAGATGCAGATTGTGTACCAACTTCCAAACATTGGTTGACAGAAATGACACAGCATTTTTCAAGCAAAAAGAAGATTGTAATTGGTTATGGCGCTTACGCGAAGAAAAAAAATTCGTTCCTCAACCTTTTAATACGGTTTGAAACATTTATGGCGGCCGTACAAGCATTTAGTTATGCAAAAATGGGCATTCCATATACGGCAGTTGGACGAAATTTAGCGTATCATAGAGACGAATTTTACAGAGTTAACGGTTTTGTGAATCATATGAAAATACGTTCTGGCGACGACGATTTATTCATCAAAGATGCCGCAACAAGTAAAAATACAGCAATTTGTTTTTCTAAAAACAGTTTTACCATTTCAGAACCAAAAACAAGTTTTAGCAAGTGGTTTCAACAAAAAAGAAGACACGTCAGTACATCTTCTCACTATAAATTCATTCATAAATTTTTACTCGGAACTTTCTACTTAACGCAGTTTCTATTTTGGACAATTGCTATCTTTTTATTTTGCACTTCATTTTGGCAAATGGCATTGTTGATTTTCGCCTTTAGAATTAGCATTCAATATTTCATACTAGGTTTCGCATCCAGCAAACTCAAAGAACAAGACACACTTTATTTGCTTCCGATTCTCGAAATCTTTTTAGTTATCATTCATTTTGGTATCTTTATAGCTAATTTGACTTCAAAACCCACGCATTGGAAATAA
- a CDS encoding response regulator transcription factor, whose product MKDIITITLVDDDALIVSLLQDFLGNQENIEICYTADSGEMLMEKLATESALPDIMILDLNMKGINGVEVTEFLKQNYPSIKVILMTSHYKRSFMGFMLKTGVSAFIPKGISPVQLLEIIREIYDKGFYFMDDQLGVLREQISHKSPKPTLIEKNKLTEREIEVLKLICFQKTAKEIGEKLFITPRTVEGHKSNLFIKTEARNIAGLVIYAIQNDYIEPNEIPLI is encoded by the coding sequence ATGAAAGATATCATAACAATTACTTTGGTAGATGATGACGCGTTAATTGTGTCGCTTTTGCAAGATTTTTTAGGAAATCAAGAAAATATAGAAATTTGTTACACAGCAGATAGCGGAGAAATGTTGATGGAAAAACTAGCAACAGAAAGTGCGTTACCCGATATTATGATTCTCGATTTAAACATGAAAGGAATCAACGGCGTAGAAGTAACTGAGTTTCTAAAACAAAACTATCCAAGTATAAAAGTCATACTAATGACATCGCATTACAAACGTTCTTTTATGGGATTCATGCTAAAAACAGGCGTTTCGGCGTTCATTCCAAAAGGAATATCTCCAGTACAATTATTAGAAATTATCAGAGAAATCTACGACAAAGGATTTTACTTTATGGACGATCAATTAGGAGTTTTGCGCGAACAAATATCTCACAAAAGTCCGAAACCAACATTAATTGAAAAAAACAAACTCACCGAAAGAGAAATAGAAGTTTTAAAATTGATTTGTTTCCAAAAAACCGCCAAAGAAATAGGCGAGAAGCTCTTCATCACACCACGAACTGTGGAAGGACATAAAAGCAATCTCTTCATAAAAACGGAAGCTAGAAACATTGCAGGATTGGTTATTTACGCAATTCAAAATGATTATATAGAACCGAATGAAATTCCGCTTATCTAG
- a CDS encoding transposase, protein MKANLRSVRKHRKYSIEFKKQLVLEFESGKHSVPELEKLHGISNSAIYRWVYKFSNFNQKGYRVVEHKSSSTRKVKSLESKIKELEAALGRKQIMVDYLETMMEVAKEELNIDIKKNFNTSPSKSSPKNK, encoded by the coding sequence ATGAAAGCAAATTTAAGAAGTGTCCGTAAACATCGTAAGTACAGTATTGAATTTAAGAAACAACTAGTTTTAGAATTTGAGTCAGGTAAACATAGCGTTCCTGAATTAGAAAAACTTCATGGGATTTCCAATTCAGCTATTTACAGATGGGTTTATAAATTTTCTAACTTTAACCAAAAAGGATATCGCGTAGTGGAACACAAATCAAGTAGTACTAGAAAAGTAAAGTCTTTAGAATCAAAGATCAAAGAGTTAGAAGCCGCTTTAGGTCGTAAACAGATTATGGTAGATTATTTAGAGACGATGATGGAAGTCGCTAAAGAAGAACTTAATATTGATATCAAAAAAAACTTCAACACCTCACCATCCAAAAGTTCACCAAAAAACAAGTAG
- a CDS encoding sensor histidine kinase has protein sequence METWQKPETIILWIIIVGLFLVVLLTTIIFLVRAIFKKIIKAKENEARTQLAYQQNLLETTIKTQEIERHRIAADIHDGLIGKLTAIKMQQEINQQDQKTIDALHESINIARRISHDLSPPLIEYTKLPELIKEILYPWEQHLLITAIYDIRQETNDTDDFKVQITRIIQEIITNIIKHANATQAVVHLKQTKNYMALLISDNGNGYDVEKNSKGLGTKNIETRVQYLKGIYKVTSELKKGTTNLFLFKN, from the coding sequence ATGGAAACATGGCAGAAACCAGAAACAATAATTCTTTGGATTATTATTGTCGGATTATTTTTAGTGGTTCTTTTAACAACAATCATTTTCTTGGTGCGTGCGATATTTAAGAAGATAATTAAAGCGAAAGAAAATGAAGCGCGTACACAATTGGCGTATCAACAAAACTTATTAGAAACAACTATTAAAACACAAGAAATTGAACGTCATCGCATTGCTGCCGATATTCATGATGGATTAATTGGAAAATTGACAGCTATAAAAATGCAGCAAGAAATTAATCAGCAAGATCAGAAAACCATTGATGCGCTTCATGAAAGTATCAACATTGCTCGCAGAATTTCACACGATTTAAGTCCGCCATTAATTGAATATACAAAGCTTCCAGAATTAATTAAAGAGATATTATATCCTTGGGAACAACATCTTTTAATAACGGCTATCTATGATATTCGACAAGAAACCAACGATACAGATGATTTCAAAGTGCAAATCACACGGATCATTCAAGAAATAATTACCAACATTATAAAACATGCAAATGCTACGCAAGCAGTAGTACATTTGAAGCAGACAAAAAACTATATGGCGTTACTAATCAGTGACAATGGAAACGGCTACGATGTGGAAAAAAATAGCAAAGGTTTAGGAACCAAAAACATAGAAACGCGCGTACAATACTTAAAAGGAATTTACAAAGTAACATCGGAACTCAAAAAAGGAACGACGAACCTATTTCTATTCAAAAACTAA
- a CDS encoding RNA polymerase sigma factor: protein MEITDTILKANIQKAKLGDQVAFNFLLNSFWNDVYGFQLKRIRNENDAEDITIQTFSKAFDKIETYDENYKFKTWLITISKNVHIDFLRKKKKSIETTKEQEEEVYQIVDDGPTPEDKIITEQNLAKLLRDIKKLKPHYQEVINLRYFQELSYKEISEQLQEPMNNVKVKLLRAKKLLAEIIQKK from the coding sequence TTGGAAATAACAGATACGATTCTGAAAGCAAACATTCAAAAAGCTAAATTGGGCGATCAAGTGGCTTTTAATTTTTTGCTTAATTCTTTTTGGAATGATGTGTATGGTTTTCAACTGAAACGTATTCGTAATGAAAATGATGCGGAAGATATTACGATTCAAACCTTCTCAAAAGCATTTGATAAAATTGAAACCTACGATGAAAACTATAAGTTTAAAACGTGGTTAATTACGATTTCTAAAAATGTGCATATTGATTTTCTTCGAAAGAAAAAGAAATCGATTGAAACTACAAAAGAACAGGAAGAAGAAGTCTATCAAATTGTTGATGACGGACCAACGCCAGAAGATAAAATTATTACAGAGCAAAATTTAGCGAAGCTTTTACGCGATATAAAAAAGCTAAAACCACATTACCAAGAAGTAATAAATTTGCGCTATTTTCAGGAATTGAGTTACAAGGAAATCTCGGAACAATTGCAAGAACCGATGAATAATGTAAAGGTGAAATTATTGCGTGCTAAAAAGTTATTGGCAGAAATTATTCAGAAGAAATGA
- a CDS encoding NRAMP family divalent metal transporter → MKASFLKKLGPGLLFAGAAIGVSHLVNSTKVGAEFGFGLLWALLLVNLFKYPFFQFGPRYAAATGESLLDGYKKLSKGLLVAYFILSFATMFTIQTAVTIVTAGLASQLFGIELNLAIWSTIITAICLGILAIGRYNILDKLMKIIIVTLTISTIIAVFFALSNGNEALTTGQIFPIEAGGITLLIVFMGWMPAPLDISIWHSLWAIEKKQETESFTPKTALFDFNFGYIITIILGICFMALGAFVMFGSGTEFSPKGGVFASQLIDLYTQNLGSGTYLIIAIAAFTTMFSTTLTTLDASPRAMAKASQLLFGRFIKHSYIFWMLILVFGTILILTQFLTEMSTLIKLATILSFVTAPFYAISNYILITSKHTPEEWQPKLGLRVLSWMGILFLTGFSVWYLVTM, encoded by the coding sequence ATGAAAGCTTCCTTTCTCAAAAAACTCGGCCCAGGATTATTATTTGCAGGCGCGGCAATTGGTGTTTCGCATTTGGTAAATTCAACGAAAGTTGGTGCCGAATTCGGCTTTGGATTGCTTTGGGCATTGTTATTAGTGAATCTGTTTAAATATCCTTTCTTTCAATTCGGACCAAGATATGCAGCCGCAACTGGCGAAAGTTTGTTAGATGGTTATAAAAAACTCAGCAAAGGTTTATTGGTTGCATACTTTATCTTATCATTTGCAACGATGTTTACGATTCAAACTGCAGTTACCATTGTCACTGCAGGATTGGCTTCTCAACTTTTCGGAATAGAGCTTAATTTGGCAATTTGGAGCACAATTATCACTGCAATTTGTTTAGGAATTTTAGCAATTGGGCGATACAATATTTTAGATAAACTAATGAAAATAATTATCGTTACATTGACGATAAGTACAATTATTGCTGTATTTTTTGCGCTTTCTAATGGAAATGAAGCATTAACTACGGGGCAAATTTTCCCAATCGAAGCAGGCGGAATTACACTTTTAATTGTTTTTATGGGTTGGATGCCAGCTCCGCTAGATATTTCAATTTGGCATTCGCTTTGGGCAATTGAAAAGAAGCAAGAAACAGAAAGTTTTACGCCAAAAACTGCATTATTCGATTTTAACTTTGGATACATTATCACAATAATTCTCGGAATCTGTTTTATGGCTTTGGGCGCGTTTGTAATGTTTGGCTCTGGAACGGAATTTTCGCCAAAAGGTGGCGTTTTTGCTTCTCAACTGATTGATTTATACACACAAAATTTAGGAAGCGGAACGTATTTAATTATCGCAATTGCAGCATTTACTACGATGTTTAGCACAACATTGACAACTTTGGACGCTTCGCCGAGAGCAATGGCAAAAGCAAGTCAATTATTATTCGGAAGATTTATAAAACACAGTTATATTTTTTGGATGCTCATTTTAGTCTTCGGAACAATTTTAATTCTGACACAATTCTTAACCGAAATGTCAACCTTAATCAAACTTGCGACGATTCTTTCCTTTGTCACAGCACCTTTTTATGCAATTTCAAATTATATTCTGATTACAAGTAAACACACACCTGAAGAATGGCAACCGAAACTTGGATTGCGCGTGCTAAGTTGGATGGGAATTTTGTTTTTGACTGGGTTTTCGGTTTGGTATTTAGTTACGATGTAG
- a CDS encoding leucine-rich repeat domain-containing protein: protein MNKPQEILELEEVYGITLTETKNEGDITQYEKSNLYLLDANAQVIGLNLNDNEITKIQNLDKLTQLEVLNLSKNKISKIENLDKLTNLTELSIYNNQISKIENIEKLTNLQWLYISGNQISKIENLDKLTNLTQLYISYNQISKIENIEKLTNLTQLDIYNNQITKIENLEKLTNLTKLDISSNQIAKIENIEKLTNLTKLDISSNQIAKIENIENLTNISKLNISKNKISKIENIEKLSNLTQLDIASNKITKIENIEKLTNLTELYITGNQISKIENIDKLTNLNELYISMNQISKIENIEKLTNLSKLSIWGNQITKIENLEKLTNISQLDISFNQITKIENIEKLSNLTQLDIYNNQISKIENLEKLTKLTQLSIYNNQISNIENIEKLTNLRQLDISSNKISNIENIEKLTNLTKLYLSDNQISNIYLLKQILNLQALRYLRIHNNPFIEEQNLVLKEGENHLDTIKNELYKLEENTELIQLPVKVMLLGNHASGKSTLLQYIRTKSFRKSNRSTHVLSVIQSRKKINFKLPKAIFYDFGGQDYYHGIYQAFFTQEAVNMLVWNPKSDANKLLEKDSNELSTRNYNRMYWLAQLQYSFLKRYDSLKTYIDPLLLVQTHADKHPLKNNWNETFDLNNVIDEFHVSLNINHKTTRNTAALNHLTATFWDVVEKQSSKKEEKERKVPEWFPEFLHYILKNKQKEKHVTLTEISKQFERKKLSEIKKITFLKEDLEQLARKGLLLYYKNDDELNDVAWLNPAAIVKHIHKTILSKKSIQNKKGKLTNTEFDVLKVDSKIRRLLLNEKVLFHDTINEEYIIPNYLPLTSDDTEIYDLLKFDFNKPTFVLKFERFIPFGLINQLICHYGQNPDKKHYWRDQLIFTINDQFKVWIQLDFSKLTISVSIKPRKIKDPELNDCIQKIFREILYLYWNKTINRFSEEEVENDLKQNIHSEKLEANKLLNNHYKEEFKKLTKPKDLYLSVDGTHFVHYKTLDNSKKTHESINSFPLKEEEKLHSKEDEKSEKLTKFYLDKTAGRTQRSYKYRNFTDNPNIKKMKKIFISYSRKDVEYKDELRKHLNMLKIFDVADNWSCEDITIGKWHDQIQKELEESDLVIFMLSINFFGSDYILDQEVINTMNNIAAGSEKKVLCVIVSKFAGLENFDEEKMNSRQKAIIKLASFQYASYFKEENKLTGNKEERLISLKEASRLGILDEQLTKVMEKIMKEIS from the coding sequence ATGAATAAACCACAAGAGATTTTAGAATTAGAAGAAGTTTATGGGATTACGTTGACGGAGACGAAAAATGAAGGTGATATTACACAGTATGAAAAGTCAAACTTATACCTTTTAGATGCGAATGCGCAAGTGATTGGTTTGAATTTGAACGATAATGAAATTACTAAAATTCAAAATCTTGACAAACTCACTCAACTTGAAGTTTTAAACTTATCTAAAAATAAAATTTCAAAAATTGAAAATCTTGACAAACTAACCAATCTTACGGAATTAAGTATTTACAATAATCAAATCTCAAAAATTGAGAACATTGAGAAACTAACCAACTTACAATGGTTATATATTTCAGGAAATCAAATCTCAAAAATTGAAAATCTTGACAAACTAACCAATCTTACGCAATTATATATTTCATATAATCAAATTTCAAAAATTGAAAACATTGAAAAACTAACGAATCTTACACAATTAGATATTTACAATAATCAAATTACAAAAATTGAAAATCTTGAAAAACTAACCAATCTCACGAAATTAGATATTTCATCTAATCAAATTGCAAAAATTGAAAACATTGAAAAACTAACCAATCTTACGAAATTAGATATTTCATCTAATCAAATTGCAAAAATTGAAAACATTGAGAATCTAACCAACATTTCTAAATTAAATATTTCAAAAAATAAAATTTCAAAAATTGAAAACATTGAAAAACTATCGAATCTTACTCAATTAGATATTGCAAGTAATAAAATTACCAAAATTGAAAACATTGAGAAACTAACCAATCTTACTGAATTATATATTACAGGGAATCAAATTTCCAAAATTGAAAACATTGATAAACTAACCAATCTTAATGAATTATATATTTCAATGAATCAAATCTCGAAAATTGAAAACATTGAGAAATTAACTAATCTTTCTAAACTTAGTATTTGGGGAAATCAAATTACTAAAATTGAAAACCTTGAAAAACTAACTAACATTTCTCAATTAGATATTTCATTTAATCAAATTACTAAAATTGAAAACATTGAAAAACTATCGAATCTTACTCAATTAGATATTTACAATAATCAAATTTCCAAAATTGAGAACCTTGAAAAACTAACGAAACTTACTCAATTAAGTATTTACAATAATCAAATTTCCAACATTGAAAACATTGAGAAACTAACTAATCTTAGGCAATTAGATATTTCATCTAATAAAATTTCCAACATTGAAAACATAGAGAAACTAACCAATCTTACTAAATTATATCTTTCAGATAATCAAATTTCCAACATTTATCTTTTAAAACAAATTTTAAATCTTCAAGCGTTACGCTATTTAAGAATCCATAATAATCCTTTTATTGAAGAACAAAATTTAGTTTTAAAAGAAGGTGAAAATCATTTAGACACTATCAAAAATGAACTCTATAAATTAGAAGAAAACACAGAGCTTATACAACTTCCAGTAAAAGTAATGCTGTTAGGAAATCATGCTTCTGGGAAATCTACATTGCTTCAATATATCCGTACCAAAAGTTTTCGAAAAAGTAATCGAAGTACGCATGTGTTGTCTGTAATTCAATCGCGAAAAAAAATCAACTTTAAACTTCCGAAAGCTATTTTTTATGATTTTGGTGGACAAGATTATTATCATGGTATTTATCAAGCATTTTTTACGCAAGAAGCAGTTAATATGCTGGTATGGAATCCAAAAAGTGATGCTAATAAATTATTAGAAAAAGATAGCAACGAATTGAGCACACGAAATTACAATAGAATGTATTGGTTGGCACAATTGCAATATTCTTTTTTGAAAAGATATGATTCGCTTAAAACTTATATTGATCCGCTATTGTTGGTACAAACCCACGCAGATAAACATCCTTTGAAAAATAATTGGAATGAAACCTTTGATCTAAATAATGTAATTGATGAATTTCATGTTTCATTAAATATAAATCATAAAACCACTCGAAACACTGCTGCTTTAAACCATTTGACAGCTACGTTTTGGGATGTTGTTGAAAAACAATCTTCTAAAAAAGAGGAAAAAGAAAGAAAAGTTCCTGAATGGTTTCCTGAGTTTTTACATTATATTTTAAAGAATAAACAAAAAGAAAAGCATGTAACTTTAACAGAAATTAGTAAACAATTTGAACGTAAAAAACTTTCTGAAATTAAAAAAATTACATTTTTAAAAGAAGATTTGGAACAATTGGCACGTAAAGGTTTGTTATTGTATTATAAGAATGATGATGAATTAAATGATGTCGCTTGGCTAAATCCTGCTGCAATTGTGAAACATATTCACAAGACTATTTTATCTAAAAAAAGCATCCAAAATAAAAAAGGAAAACTAACAAATACTGAATTTGATGTTTTAAAAGTTGATTCAAAAATACGCCGTTTGTTATTGAATGAGAAAGTGTTGTTTCACGATACAATTAATGAAGAATACATTATCCCCAACTATTTACCCTTGACTTCTGATGATACAGAGATTTATGATTTGTTAAAGTTTGACTTTAATAAACCTACATTTGTATTAAAGTTTGAACGTTTTATTCCGTTTGGATTGATCAATCAATTGATATGTCATTATGGGCAAAATCCTGATAAGAAACACTATTGGCGCGACCAGTTGATTTTTACCATAAATGATCAGTTTAAAGTTTGGATTCAGTTAGACTTTTCTAAACTGACGATTTCTGTTTCTATTAAACCAAGAAAAATAAAAGATCCTGAATTGAACGATTGTATTCAGAAGATATTTAGAGAGATTTTGTATTTGTATTGGAACAAGACAATAAATAGATTTAGTGAAGAGGAAGTAGAAAATGATTTAAAACAAAACATTCATTCTGAGAAACTTGAAGCCAATAAACTTTTAAACAATCATTATAAAGAAGAGTTTAAAAAATTAACTAAACCTAAAGATTTATACCTTTCGGTAGATGGAACTCATTTTGTTCATTACAAAACGTTAGACAATTCTAAGAAAACGCACGAAAGTATTAATTCATTTCCATTGAAAGAAGAAGAAAAACTGCATTCTAAAGAAGATGAAAAGAGTGAAAAATTAACAAAATTCTATTTAGATAAAACCGCAGGAAGAACACAACGCAGTTATAAATACCGCAATTTTACTGACAATCCAAACATTAAAAAAATGAAAAAGATATTTATTTCGTATTCCCGAAAAGATGTGGAATATAAAGACGAATTGCGAAAGCATTTAAACATGCTAAAAATCTTTGATGTTGCCGATAATTGGAGTTGTGAAGATATTACAATTGGCAAATGGCACGATCAGATTCAAAAGGAATTGGAAGAAAGTGATTTGGTGATTTTTATGTTGTCGATTAATTTTTTTGGCTCTGATTATATTCTAGATCAAGAAGTCATTAATACGATGAATAATATTGCAGCAGGTTCCGAGAAAAAAGTACTTTGTGTTATCGTGAGTAAGTTTGCTGGTTTAGAGAATTTTGATGAAGAAAAAATGAATTCAAGACAAAAAGCGATTATAAAACTCGCTTCTTTTCAATATGCATCTTATTTTAAAGAAGAGAATAAACTTACTGGAAATAAAGAAGAACGACTTATCAGCCTAAAAGAAGCAAGTAGATTAGGAATTTTGGACGAGCAATTGACAAAGGTGATGGAGAAAATTATGAAAGAAATTAGTTGA